TTCGGCGTCGGTTGGTGCGGTGCGATGGACCTGCGCGCGCTCGCCGATGCCAATGCGCTCGCCGGAAATCCGCCGAACGCGGCCGCGATCGAGATCGTGCTCGGCGATTTCGCGCTTTCGTTCGAAGCGGCGGCCCGTTTCGCGCTGGCCGGCGCCGACTGTGACGCGCAGCTCGACGGCGAGGGCATCGCGACCTACCACCTGCATACGGCGCAGGCGGGTTCACGCCTCGTGCTGCACCGGCCGCGCGCGTGGATGCGCACCGTGCTGGCGCTCGACGGCGGCATCCGTGTCGCGCCGGTGCTCGGTTCGCGCACCACCGACCTGCTCGCACACATGGGCGGGATCGGCGGCCGTGCGCTGCGCGCCGGCGATCGCCTGATACTCGGCGAACCTGCGATCGCGCCGACCGGCGTCGTGCGGAAGCAGCCGCCGTGCGACTTCGTTTTTCGCGTGCTGCGGCAGGCGCTCGCCGAGCGTCTCTGGGATCGCGAATGGACCGTCGGCCACGAAAGCAATCGTATGGGCTACCGGCTGCGCGGAGATGCGCAACCGCACGATTTAGGCTCGACGCGCTCGCGCGCCGTTTTCCCCGGCTTCATTCAACTACCGCCCTCCGGCGAACCGATCGTGCTCATGAGCGACGCGCAGACCACCGGCGGATATCCGTTGGCCGGCGTGGTAATCGAAGAGGACCTATGGAAACTCGCGCAGGCTCCGATCGGGGCGCGGATCCGATTCATATCGACCTCAATGCCGACCTAGGCGAAGGTTGCGGTGACGACGAGGCGCTGCTCGCGCTCGTCACTTCCGCCAATATCGCGTGCGGCGCACACGCAGGCGATCGCACCACGATGGACGCGACCGTGAGCGGCGCAATCGCGCACGGCGTCACGATCGGCGCTCATCCGTCCTATCCCGATCGCGCCAACTTCGGGCGAACCGTCATGGCGCGCACGCCCGAGGAGATCAGCCGCGACGTCACCGGCCAAATACGCGAACTGGATGCGATCGTGCGCGCGCACGGTGCACGATTGCGGCACGTCAAAGCGCATGGCGCGCTGTACAACGTCGCGGCGCGCGATCGCGAGGTCGCCGATGCGATCTCACGCGCGGTGCGCGCGCTCGACCCGCAGCTTGCCGTTGTCGGGTTGGCCGGGGGCGCGCAGATCGAGAGCGCGCGCGCACATGGGCTGCGGGCGATTCCCGAAGTCTTTGCCGACCGCGGCTATCAGCCCGACGGGACGTTGATTCCGCGCGGACAGCCCGGCGCGCTGATCGAGGACGTCGGTGCGGCGGTCGCACAAGCGCTGGCGTTGGCACGCAGCGGCGCCGGGGAGACGATTTGCCTGCATGGAGACGGCCCGCACGCCCTCGAGTTTGCGCGCGCGATTCGCGCCGCGCTCGAAGGTGCGGGCATTGCCGTTTGCCGTGCGTAAGCCTCGACCGCCGCGACCGCTCGAACTCTCCGAGCGTAACGAGCGGCTCCTCTTTGCACTCGGACTCTGCGCCCTCGTCATCCTCGGCGGTTTCATCGCCTATAAAATTCTCGCCTTTTTATCGAGCGTCCCGATCTTCACGTTCGTGTCGATCAGCGCGCTCTTTTTCGCATTCCTCATTCACCCGGTGATCGCTTGGCTAAACCGGCGCATGCCGCCCGCCGCTTCGATTCTGGTCGTCTATGCCGCGATCGTTCTGCTTCTGGCGTTCATCGTTTACATTATCTCGCCGGTCATCGCCTCCGACGCGCAATCTGCGGCGGCGAACGCTCCCAAACTCGTTGCCGCCGGTCAGCGCATCCTCACCGATGCGAAGGATCCGTTGACCACGCGGCTGCCCGGCCCTATCCGCGACTACTTGCACGACATCCCGTTGGAAATCGAACAAGGCCTGAGCGGCTATGCTGCCTCTCTCGCGCAGCACACGCTGCCGTTGCTCTTTTCGCTCGTCTCGCTGTTGGCGATGTTCATCATCGTTCCGGCGACGGCCGCGTACATGACCGTCGAGGCTACCGCGATACGACGCGGCTTCCTCGCCGTGCTGCCGGCGTCTGCACGGCTGCGCGCGGCTCGGATCATCGTGGACCTCGACAACGTCGTCGGCGGCTTCATTCGCGGGCAGATTCTCGTCGCCATCACCGTCGGACTGCTGATGACGCTGCTCCTGCTCGGATTGCGCGTCCCTTACGCGGTATTGATCGGGGTCTTTGCCGGGACCGTGGACGTGATTCCGTACGTCGGCGCAATCGCCGGCTGGCTGCCGGCGTTTCTGATCGCGTACCTCACGAACGGCCTGACGAATGCGCTCGCCGTGACGCTCGGGATCGTCATCATCAACCAACTCGAGGGGAACGTCATCGCGCCCAACGTCGTCAGCCGTACCGTCGCGCTAACGCCGCTGGGCGTGCTGCTGGCGCTGCTCCTGGTCGGCGAGATCCTCGGTCCTGTTGGGCTTTTCATCGCGATTCCGGCCGCCGGCGTGCTGCGCGTGCTCATCATCAATTTCACCGGGATGCCCCGTCACGCGGAACGTGCTGCACCGCGCACGCGGTTCGGCCTGCCGCGACTCCTGCAACGGCTGATCGTTCACCACGATTAACGCAACTACGTCGCGACGAAGTTGAGCGGACGCTCGCGGTGCAGCACGAGCCAGCTTGCGTGCTCCGCCAATGCTTCCTTGCCGAGGTCGCCGACGGTCTTGTCGTAGGCGTCCTTCGGTGAGGTCGAGTCCATTCCGGCGATGCGGCGCTGCGCGTAATCGAAAACGAAGAGCATGTGATGATAACGTCGCGCGTTCTCTTGAAAACCGCGTTGCTGAACGTAAAAGCGCAAGAGAAGTGCGGCGAGCGCCGCAACCGCGACCGGGACGCTGGTGAGTGACGGCGTCCACGGGCCGGGATACTTCATCAGGAGTGCGACCGCCGCCGGGATCGAAAAGGCGAGCGCGAGAAACGTGAGCATACGCCCGAGCACGATGTAGCGGCGCGCGAGCTGCTGTTGGCGATGGGTCGCGTTCGCGTAATACGTGCGCTGGTCGTCGATCCAGCCCGAAACCGCGGCGGGGTTCTTTTCCAGATGCGAGTCATGGACGTAGAGCAGGTATATCGTACGCAGCGCCATGCGGATCCATGAGAGTTCGTCTTGCTGCATGCGCAGATACTCCGACTCGACCCGCAAATGGAGGCCGGCGGCGCGCCATGCCTGCTGCACGCGCAGCGCTTCCGCGAGCGCCCGGTAATCTTGGTAGCGGTTCTCGAAATCGAACCGGCGCGCGACCACGAAGCAGGCGAAGGCCAGGGCAAGAACGCCGAGCTTGATCTCGAGTCCTCGCGGGCCTTCGTTGACCAGCTGCGCGGCGCCGGCCAGAAATGCGAGGATGTACAGCCCTTGGACGATGCGCAGGTGCCAGATTTGCAGCCGGTTGGCGGCGCCGTCGATCCGCTTCATCAAGTCGGCGAGCGAGGTGGTGCGCGCATCGCCCGGCGTTGCGCTCAGATCGCGATCGAAATCGTTGTATCGATCGAGCGCGGCGAGAAAATCGTGTTCGCAGGTTTTGTCCCCGTCGAATCGATCGGGACAGCGCGGCTCGAGCGTGAACGCGCCGCGCGGTGCGGGCTGTCCTTCACGCGGTGTGACGATCTGATAGGCGGGCCCGACGTCGGGGACGTAGGTGCCGAGGATCGCGTGCCGCGAGGGGATGCCCGACTTGCGCATCGTGACGACCTCGGCGATCGTTTCGTCCGAACCCTCGACGCCGTCCCAAAACAGGACGACGATGTCGCCGTAGTAAGCCAGGTGGACGGGCAGTTCCGCTCCGACGGTCTCGACCCGTTCGCATTGCGCGAGCAC
The DNA window shown above is from Candidatus Baltobacteraceae bacterium and carries:
- a CDS encoding biotin-dependent carboxyltransferase family protein encodes the protein MSARAIVVERAGLQSLIVDRGRFGLRHFGVGWCGAMDLRALADANALAGNPPNAAAIEIVLGDFALSFEAAARFALAGADCDAQLDGEGIATYHLHTAQAGSRLVLHRPRAWMRTVLALDGGIRVAPVLGSRTTDLLAHMGGIGGRALRAGDRLILGEPAIAPTGVVRKQPPCDFVFRVLRQALAERLWDREWTVGHESNRMGYRLRGDAQPHDLGSTRSRAVFPGFIQLPPSGEPIVLMSDAQTTGGYPLAGVVIEEDLWKLAQAPIGARIRFISTSMPT
- a CDS encoding 5-oxoprolinase subunit PxpA, coding for METRAGSDRGADPIHIDLNADLGEGCGDDEALLALVTSANIACGAHAGDRTTMDATVSGAIAHGVTIGAHPSYPDRANFGRTVMARTPEEISRDVTGQIRELDAIVRAHGARLRHVKAHGALYNVAARDREVADAISRAVRALDPQLAVVGLAGGAQIESARAHGLRAIPEVFADRGYQPDGTLIPRGQPGALIEDVGAAVAQALALARSGAGETICLHGDGPHALEFARAIRAALEGAGIAVCRA
- a CDS encoding AI-2E family transporter, with protein sequence METARTPSSLRARFAPRSKVRALPFAVRKPRPPRPLELSERNERLLFALGLCALVILGGFIAYKILAFLSSVPIFTFVSISALFFAFLIHPVIAWLNRRMPPAASILVVYAAIVLLLAFIVYIISPVIASDAQSAAANAPKLVAAGQRILTDAKDPLTTRLPGPIRDYLHDIPLEIEQGLSGYAASLAQHTLPLLFSLVSLLAMFIIVPATAAYMTVEATAIRRGFLAVLPASARLRAARIIVDLDNVVGGFIRGQILVAITVGLLMTLLLLGLRVPYAVLIGVFAGTVDVIPYVGAIAGWLPAFLIAYLTNGLTNALAVTLGIVIINQLEGNVIAPNVVSRTVALTPLGVLLALLLVGEILGPVGLFIAIPAAGVLRVLIINFTGMPRHAERAAPRTRFGLPRLLQRLIVHHD